The following proteins come from a genomic window of Denitromonas sp.:
- a CDS encoding alpha/beta hydrolase: protein MTATHRAETPMLRYCLAIAALLLAPLSQAGPLRDRLAEHREQAAPFEQIKDLAYGPHERQRFDVYLPKPRPTAAPVILLVHGGGWRHGDKAADSVVEHKVRHWVGHGVILVSTNYRLLPEAGPLEQADDVARALAAVQRQADAWGGDASRLVLMGHSAGAHLVALLGASPERVAAAGARPWTATVSLDSAALDLPAIMQRPHLRLYDQAFGDDPTHWRAASPLHQQRTAGPPLLAVCSTERRDGPCPNAEAFAATARSVGMRVEILPQARSHREINVDLGRDATYTGAVDAFLRSVDARWPVAR, encoded by the coding sequence ATGACCGCCACACACCGCGCCGAGACGCCCATGCTTCGCTACTGCCTTGCCATCGCCGCCCTGCTCCTCGCCCCGCTCAGCCAGGCCGGCCCGCTGCGTGACCGGCTCGCCGAGCACCGCGAGCAGGCTGCCCCGTTCGAACAGATCAAGGACCTTGCCTACGGCCCGCACGAGCGCCAGCGTTTTGACGTCTACCTGCCCAAACCGCGCCCCACCGCCGCACCGGTCATCCTGCTGGTGCATGGCGGCGGCTGGCGCCATGGCGACAAGGCCGCCGACAGCGTGGTCGAGCACAAGGTGCGTCACTGGGTGGGCCACGGGGTGATCCTGGTGTCGACCAACTACCGCCTGCTACCCGAGGCCGGCCCGCTCGAACAGGCCGACGACGTGGCCCGGGCGCTGGCCGCCGTGCAGCGGCAGGCCGACGCCTGGGGGGGCGATGCGAGCCGGCTGGTGCTGATGGGCCATTCGGCCGGTGCGCACCTGGTGGCCCTGCTCGGCGCCTCGCCCGAGCGCGTCGCGGCCGCCGGCGCACGGCCGTGGACGGCGACCGTCTCGCTCGACAGCGCGGCGCTCGATCTGCCCGCCATCATGCAGCGCCCGCATCTGCGCCTCTATGACCAGGCCTTCGGCGACGACCCGACCCACTGGCGCGCCGCCTCGCCGCTTCACCAGCAACGCACGGCCGGCCCGCCGCTGCTGGCCGTGTGCTCGACCGAACGCCGCGACGGGCCCTGCCCCAACGCCGAGGCCTTTGCCGCCACGGCCCGGTCGGTTGGCATGCGCGTCGAGATCCTGCCGCAGGCCCGCTCGCACCGTGAGATCAATGTCGACCTGGGCCGTGATGCGACCTATACCGGCGCGGTCGACGCCTTCCTGCGCAGCGTCGATGCGCGCTGGCCGGTGGCGCGGTAG